The Thermococcus bergensis genome contains a region encoding:
- a CDS encoding ABC transporter permease, with the protein MRLYGFVYREISLKKEAIGGFISQFLTPILYFLFFASSLSRTVNFEYHGKTISYLLYVLPGIIAIQIFYSYPVVSSTTFNDVRFGIIRTSLLGGGSLSGYILAKVLVESTVVILVSLFLVFVGVLFLNLYLSSATLLQFVLYLLVSTVFWISMGIIIGVKMRGELTRNMLFALLNLPTIFTAPVFYLKGSAPMWIEFLGKINPLTYHVVGLREILLLGGAPVEFWIISLLLGMGSVAVSIKLTSEVAPK; encoded by the coding sequence ATGAGGCTCTATGGGTTCGTATACAGGGAGATATCATTAAAGAAAGAGGCAATAGGAGGGTTTATATCACAATTTTTAACCCCAATCCTGTACTTTCTGTTTTTTGCATCCTCATTATCGAGAACCGTGAATTTTGAGTATCATGGAAAGACCATAAGCTATCTCCTTTATGTTCTTCCAGGTATTATTGCAATTCAAATATTTTATTCTTATCCTGTTGTTAGCTCGACAACATTTAATGATGTTAGATTTGGGATAATACGAACATCCCTTCTCGGAGGGGGAAGTTTGAGTGGTTATATTCTTGCGAAGGTATTAGTGGAGAGCACTGTAGTTATCTTGGTGTCCTTATTCCTGGTGTTTGTGGGAGTTCTGTTCCTTAATTTGTATCTATCTTCTGCAACGTTGCTTCAATTTGTACTCTATTTGTTAGTCTCAACGGTGTTTTGGATAAGCATGGGCATAATAATTGGGGTAAAGATGAGAGGGGAATTAACAAGAAACATGCTTTTTGCTCTACTTAATCTGCCAACAATCTTCACTGCTCCTGTATTTTATCTCAAAGGCTCTGCTCCTATGTGGATAGAATTTTTAGGAAAAATTAACCCATTGACATATCACGTCGTTGGCCTTCGAGAGATCCTATTACTCGGTGGGGCTCCTGTTGAGTTCTGGATAATCTCTTTGCTCTTAGGTATGGGGTCTGTTGCAGTATCAATAAAATTAACATCTGAAGTTGCTCCAAAATGA
- a CDS encoding ABC transporter ATP-binding protein, producing the protein MPLLEISNLSFSYDGRDYALSDINLSTDISSGILSILGPNGAGKTTLVNILTTTFKPQKGMAKIFGLDVVKDKKKIREMISLCAQDLELDVLLSVRTNLKFYGIIRGIPKNELEKRLDDIVEMFGLTEHQHKRVLELSGGLRRRTQLARAFLDPRSKLIFIDEPTLGLDPIGKKITWDLIREMSKEGYYFVLTTNDMAEVESLSDEIVFIHKGRIILHTTLREFKHVYAGKVMVTFKKELFPQLMGMLSNYLKRNNLGKIIGKDTVELEDKLAFYELLLFLRDIGFDITQIVVKEETLLDGFIKLIGGIEK; encoded by the coding sequence ATGCCATTGTTAGAAATTAGCAACCTAAGTTTTTCCTATGATGGAAGAGACTATGCGTTGAGTGACATAAACTTAAGCACAGATATCTCCAGTGGCATACTTTCAATTCTGGGACCTAATGGGGCTGGAAAGACCACTTTAGTTAATATACTAACGACTACATTTAAACCCCAAAAAGGCATGGCTAAAATCTTCGGTCTTGATGTAGTTAAAGATAAAAAGAAAATTAGAGAAATGATATCATTATGTGCTCAAGATTTAGAGCTTGATGTTCTGCTTTCTGTCAGGACGAATTTAAAATTCTATGGTATAATACGGGGAATTCCAAAGAACGAACTTGAGAAACGCTTAGATGATATTGTTGAAATGTTTGGTTTAACTGAGCATCAGCATAAAAGAGTACTTGAACTGTCTGGAGGATTAAGACGAAGGACACAATTAGCTAGGGCTTTCTTAGATCCAAGAAGTAAATTAATATTTATAGACGAGCCAACCTTAGGACTAGATCCCATCGGGAAAAAGATTACCTGGGATCTCATTCGTGAAATGAGTAAGGAGGGATACTATTTCGTCCTAACAACTAACGACATGGCGGAAGTTGAGAGTCTATCTGATGAGATAGTTTTCATACATAAAGGAAGGATAATCCTTCATACAACTCTTAGAGAATTCAAACATGTTTATGCCGGTAAAGTCATGGTGACGTTCAAAAAGGAATTATTCCCTCAACTTATGGGAATGCTGTCTAATTATCTCAAACGCAACAACTTAGGGAAAATTATTGGAAAAGATACTGTAGAGCTGGAAGATAAATTGGCATTTTATGAACTTCTCCTGTTCTTGCGAGATATCGGTTTTGATATTACTCAAATTGTTGTTAAGGAGGAGACATTGCTTGATGGATTTATAAAGCTCATTGGGGGGATTGAAAAATGA
- a CDS encoding S-methyl-5'-thioadenosine phosphorylase, with translation MPRIGIIGGSGVYGVFEPKETVKVHTPYGRPSAPVEIGEIEGVEVAFIPRHGKNHEFPPHEVPYRANIWALKEVGVERIIGITAVGSLREEYKPGDIVITDQFIDFTKKRDYTFYNGPRVAHVSMADPFCPEMRKIFYETARELNIPVHEKGTYVCIEGPRFSTRAESMMFRNYAHIIGMTLVPEVNLARELGMCYVNIAAITDYDVWAEKPVDAQEVLKVMHENNEKIRKLLKVGVPRIPQERKCGCADVLKTMFV, from the coding sequence ATGCCAAGAATAGGAATTATTGGTGGATCCGGTGTTTATGGTGTATTTGAGCCAAAAGAGACAGTAAAAGTGCACACACCATATGGAAGGCCCTCGGCTCCAGTGGAAATAGGAGAGATAGAGGGTGTGGAAGTTGCATTTATTCCCAGACATGGAAAGAATCACGAGTTCCCTCCACACGAAGTTCCATACAGGGCAAACATTTGGGCCCTTAAAGAAGTAGGGGTTGAGAGAATCATTGGTATTACTGCGGTTGGTTCTCTTAGAGAAGAATACAAACCGGGAGACATCGTTATAACAGACCAGTTTATAGACTTCACAAAGAAGAGAGACTACACTTTCTACAACGGCCCAAGGGTTGCTCATGTTTCAATGGCAGATCCCTTCTGTCCGGAGATGAGGAAAATCTTCTACGAAACTGCCAGAGAATTAAACATCCCGGTGCACGAAAAAGGGACTTATGTATGTATTGAGGGACCAAGGTTCTCCACAAGGGCAGAATCGATGATGTTCAGAAACTATGCCCACATAATTGGAATGACCCTTGTTCCAGAGGTAAACTTGGCCAGAGAGCTCGGAATGTGCTACGTCAACATTGCGGCAATTACCGACTACGACGTCTGGGCAGAGAAGCCAGTTGACGCTCAAGAAGTGCTCAAGGTCATGCACGAAAACAATGAGAAGATAAGGAAGCTCTTAAAAGTCGGTGTTCCAAGGATCCCCCAAGAAAGGAAGTGCGGCTGTGCTGATGTCCTCAAGACGATGTTCGTTTGA
- a CDS encoding radical SAM/SPASM domain-containing protein produces MKSKEEILSERKNISRFPTKFSQLSALWLILTERCSLECSYCNMALEAKFKPDDEVIMATGDALRLLDEARALGAKILGISGGEITAYSDIFKVIRHAFDIGYQHVIFGTKAVGITKKFAERLYGSGARRIQISIDTLDPETYQKLILNGTLESALRGIYNLIDAGFKIHVRSTITKYNIDQIPELWEFMHDLGAESIVGFVVYPEGRADRHLPPSKEQIKWLENTIREKFKDKKFVPEVSYFRCGIPVTCSAGILSIAAYPNGNVTLCDSGRTLMTKYPKKYVFGNFKYQSLKEIWENSKTLNKFRKSKFLPPCNECSYLYNCLRGCPMISEIVFDNPELADPRCIIRYPYSEDGTKRTPNDIFLWDTPRGGSDAIVRN; encoded by the coding sequence ATGAAATCCAAGGAAGAAATACTCAGCGAAAGAAAAAATATCTCAAGATTCCCAACTAAGTTCTCACAACTTTCAGCACTTTGGCTAATACTTACAGAGAGATGTTCCTTAGAATGCAGTTATTGTAATATGGCATTGGAAGCAAAGTTTAAACCCGATGATGAAGTAATTATGGCAACCGGTGATGCACTGAGGCTTTTGGACGAAGCAAGAGCCCTTGGAGCAAAAATCCTTGGAATATCAGGAGGGGAGATAACGGCATATTCTGACATATTTAAGGTTATTCGCCACGCTTTTGACATAGGATACCAGCATGTTATCTTTGGAACAAAAGCCGTAGGGATAACAAAGAAATTTGCAGAGCGTCTCTATGGAAGTGGAGCAAGGAGGATTCAGATTAGTATCGATACTCTTGATCCCGAAACGTATCAAAAATTAATACTAAATGGGACATTAGAATCAGCTCTTCGTGGAATCTATAACTTAATTGATGCTGGCTTTAAGATACATGTCAGGAGTACAATAACAAAATATAACATTGATCAAATTCCTGAACTTTGGGAGTTCATGCATGATTTAGGAGCTGAAAGCATTGTTGGATTTGTCGTTTATCCAGAAGGAAGAGCAGATCGCCACTTACCTCCCTCTAAGGAACAGATTAAATGGTTAGAAAACACCATAAGGGAGAAATTCAAAGACAAAAAATTTGTACCTGAGGTTTCTTATTTCAGATGTGGAATTCCAGTAACGTGCAGTGCTGGTATACTTTCTATAGCAGCTTATCCAAATGGAAATGTTACTTTATGTGACTCTGGAAGAACACTAATGACAAAATATCCTAAAAAATACGTTTTTGGTAATTTCAAGTACCAATCTTTAAAAGAAATCTGGGAAAACAGTAAAACACTAAACAAATTTAGAAAAAGTAAATTTTTACCTCCTTGTAATGAATGTTCCTACTTATACAACTGTCTGAGAGGTTGTCCAATGATTTCTGAAATTGTTTTCGACAATCCAGAACTTGCAGATCCGAGGTGTATAATTAGATACCCCTACTCTGAGGATGGTACAAAAAGAACACCAAATGATATTTTCCTTTGGGATACGCCCAGAGGTGGTAGTGATGCCATTGTTAGAAATTAG
- a CDS encoding PqqD family protein, giving the protein MEYPILRPDVDLIETNAGAIINKARENKFMFVTYTQFDVLRLCTGENSLEDIVNLISQKYEVSKERVKHDVQNFISFMHKKGVFIVTFIRVFAEFFQVVAVIPRWDHRLKDPESVAFTILDVLADFESEGKLKNLPKSKKFPVKTILAILLFKQYYNLPLRDAQHYGRKFFGANIHYSTLHNWEKKLNLEELTNHLLKKLQKLPYASTQADSTIITNKKRAG; this is encoded by the coding sequence ATGGAATACCCGATACTTAGGCCAGATGTTGATCTTATTGAAACCAATGCTGGAGCTATAATAAATAAAGCAAGGGAAAACAAATTCATGTTTGTCACCTATACTCAATTTGATGTCCTGCGTCTATGCACTGGAGAAAATTCTTTGGAGGATATTGTAAATCTCATATCTCAGAAATACGAAGTCTCAAAGGAACGAGTTAAACATGACGTTCAGAACTTCATAAGTTTTATGCATAAGAAGGGCGTGTTTATAGTAACCTTTATTAGGGTTTTTGCCGAATTCTTTCAGGTGGTTGCCGTGATCCCCAGATGGGATCACAGACTCAAAGACCCTGAAAGCGTGGCATTCACAATTCTTGACGTTTTAGCAGACTTCGAATCAGAAGGAAAGCTGAAGAACCTGCCAAAATCCAAAAAATTTCCAGTAAAAACAATACTGGCAATACTCCTCTTTAAACAATACTACAACCTACCCCTCAGAGACGCCCAGCACTACGGCAGAAAATTCTTCGGAGCAAACATTCACTACTCAACCCTCCACAACTGGGAGAAAAAGCTGAACCTCGAAGAACTGACAAACCACCTCCTGAAAAAACTCCAGAAATTACCCTACGCCAGCACTCAAGCAGACTCAACCATTATCACAAATAAAAAAAGGGCAGGATAG